The Thunnus albacares chromosome 21, fThuAlb1.1, whole genome shotgun sequence genome window below encodes:
- the LOC122972920 gene encoding C-C chemokine receptor type 1-like → MESTALDYNYTYDDNDEKPVEPCSSDGENLLGGQLSTIYYFMFLFSLFGNGLVLVIIHRFEKLTTVTNILLLNLVVSSLMFMSSLPFLGVYKQLSYWIFGEVMCKIVGSVYYLGLYSSVLFLTLLTFDRHLAVVYSLRASQVRNQRYALLSCAVVWLVSGLACIPKMILHKTFSTLIDNKMFCQEHPGNTMSIDDKLRASGFYLQLFLFLLFPLIVIVYCYVRIAITVISSKIVTRFKTVRLIFVIVLLFFICWTPFNIVELIHDDDDDDDDNPSCDEKKKRGYAREVTHDITYIYFCISPIFYTFVGKKFQSYFRQLLVKRFPGLKKHISVSQVSRTNMSTKSTQKSIELS, encoded by the exons ATGGAATCAACAGCTCTTGATTATAACTATACTTATGACGATAACGATGAGAAGCCGGTTGAACCATGTAGTAGTGATGGTGAAAACTTACTGGGAGGTCAATTGTCCACCATTTACTACTTCATGTTTCTCTTCAGTCTCTTTGGCAACGGGCTGGTCCTGGTCATCATCCATCG GTTTGAGAAGCTGACCACTGTGACCAACATCTTGCTGCTCAACCTAGTGGTGTCCTCCCTGATGTTCATGAGCAGTCTTCCCTTCTTGGGAGTCTACAAGCAGCTCTCCTACTGGATCTTTGGCGAAGTAATGTGCAAGATTGTAGGCAGTGTCTACTACCTGGGCCTCTAcagttctgttctgtttctaaCTCTCCTGACCTTCGACCGACACCTTGCTGTCGTTTACTCCTTGCGTGCGTCGCAAGTGAGGAATCAACGCTATGCGCTGCTCTCCTGTGCTGTGGTGTGGCTGGTCAGTGGTCTAGCGTGCATCCCAAAGATGATTCTCCACAAAACTTTTTCTACTCTCATCGACAATAAAATGTTCTGTCAGGAACATCCTGGCAACACAATGTCTATTGATGACAAGCTAAGAGCATCTGGATTTTACCTtcaacttttccttttcttgctctttcCTCTGATTGTTATTGTGTACTGCTATGTTAGGATTGCTATCACTGTCATATCATCCAAGATAGTTACCAGGTTCAAGACAGTCAGGCTGATATTTGTCATtgtcctgttgttttttatatgctGGACCCCATTTAACATTGTAGAACTgattcatgatgatgatgatgatgatgatgataacccGTCCTGtgatgaaaagaagaagaggggtTATGCACGTGAAGTCACTCATGACATTACTTACATTTACTTCTGCATCAGTCCCATCTTCTATACATTTGTTGGTAAAAAGTTCCAGAGCTACTTCAGACAGCTGCTGGTGAAACGCTTCCCAGGGTTAAAGAAGCATATTTCTGTCAGTCAGGTCAGCAGAACCAATATGTCCACAAAAAGTACACAGAAAAGTAtagagttgagttga
- the LOC122972646 gene encoding C-C chemokine receptor type 1-like → MESTASDYDYPHENNDEKLVELCSTDGENLLGAQLSTIYYFMFLFSLFGNGLVLVIIHRFEKLTTVTNILLLNLVVSSLMFMSSLPFVGVYKQLSYWIFGEVMCKIVGSVYYLGLYSSVLFLTLLTFDRHLAVVYSLRASQVRNQRYALLSCAVVWLVSGLACIPKMILHKTFSTLIDNKMFCQEHPGNTTSVDDKLRASGFYLQLFLFLLFPLIVIVYCYVRIAITVISSKIVTKFKTVRLIFVIVLLFFICWTPFNIVELIHDDDDDDDDPVIPSCDEKKKRGYAREVTHDIAYIYFCISPIFYTFVGKKFQSYFRQLLVKRFPGLKKHISVSQVSRTNMSTKSTQKSLELS, encoded by the exons ATGGAATCAACAGCTTCTGATTATGACTATCCTCATGAGAATAACGATGAGAAGCTGGTtgaactatgtagtactgaTGGTGAAAACTTACTGGGAGCTCAACTGTCCACCATTTACTACTTCATGTTTCTCTTCAGTCTCTTTGGCAACGGGCTGGTCCTGGTCATCATCCATCG GTTTGAGAAGCTGACCACTGTGACCAACATCTTGCTGCTCAACCTAGTGGTGTCCTCCCTGATGTTCATGAGCAGTCTTCCCTTCGTGGGAGTCTACAAGCAGCTCTCCTACTGGATCTTTGGCGAAGTAATGTGCAAGATTGTAGGCAGTGTCTACTACCTGGGCCTCTAcagttctgttctgtttctaaCTCTCCTGACCTTCGACCGACACCTTGCTGTCGTTTACTCCTTGCGTGCGTCGCAAGTGAGGAATCAACGCTATGCGCTGCTCTCCTGTGCTGTGGTGTGGCTGGTCAGTGGTCTAGCGTGCATCCCAAAGATGATTCTCCACAAAACTTTTTCTACTCTCATCGACAATAAAATGTTCTGTCAGGAACATCCTGGTAACACAACGTCTGTTGATGACAAGCTAAGAGCATCTGGATTTTACCTtcaacttttccttttcttgctttttcctCTGATTGTTATTGTGTACTGCTACGTTAGGATTGCTATCACTGTCATATCATCCAAGATAGTTACCAAGTTCAAGACAGTCAGGCTGATATTTGTCATtgtcctgttgttttttatatgctGGACCCCATTTAACATTGTAGAACTgattcatgatgatgatgatgatgatgatgatcctGTGATCCCGTCCTGtgatgaaaagaagaagaggggtTATGCACGTGAAGTCACTCATGACATTGCTTACATTTACTTCTGCATCAGTCCCATCTTCTATACATTTGTTGGTAAAAAGTTCCAGAGCTACTTCAGACAGCTGCTGGTGAAACGCTTCCCAGGGTTAAAGAAGCATATTTCTGTCAGTCAGGTCAGCAGAACCAATATGTCCACAAAAAGTACACAGAAAAGCTtagagttgagttga
- the LOC122972921 gene encoding C-C chemokine receptor type 1-like — protein sequence MESTTPPYLNLIYCFGEYEYDNEPLAGLCSSDGENLLGAQLSTIYYFMFLFSLFGNGLVLVIIHRFEKLTTVTNILLLNLVVSSLIFVSSLPFLGVYKQLSYWIFGEVMCKIVGSVYYLGFYSSVLFLTLLTFDRHLAVVYSLHVSQVRNQRYALLSCAVVWLVSGLACIPQMILHTTFIHHMTNKTLCQEHPVSTTSIDDKLRASGFYLQLFLFLLFPLIVIVYCYVRIAIIVIASKTVTKFKTVRLIFVIVLLFFICWTPFNVLLLIDDEDLTCKEKQKRGYALQVTRDIAHIYFCISPIFYTFVGRKFQNYFRQLLVKRFPGLKKHISVSPVSRTSMSTNSTPYVELS from the exons ATGGAATCAACAACTCCTCCTTATTTAAACTTAATCTATTGCTTTGGCGAGTATGAGTATGACAATGAGCCACTGGCTGGACTATGTAGTAGTGATGGTGAAAACTTACTGGGAGCTCAACTGTCCACCATTTACTACTTCATGTTTCTCTTCAGTCTCTTTGGCAATGGGCTGGTCCTGGTCATCATCCATCG GTTTGAGAAGCTGACCACTGTGACCAACATCTTGCTGCTGAACCTAGTGGTGTCCTCCCTGATCTTCGTGAGCAGCCTTCCCTTCTTGGGAGTCTACAAGCAGCTCTCCTACTGGATCTTTGGCGAAGTAATGTGTAAGATTGTAGGCAGTGTCTACTACCTGGGCTTCTAcagttctgttctgtttctaaCTCTCCTAACCTTCGACCGACACCTTGCTGTCGTTTACTCCTTGCATGTGTCGCAAGTGAGGAATCAACGCTATGCGCTGCTCTCCTGTGCTGTGGTGTGGCTGGTCAGTGGTCTGGCGTGCATCCCACAGATGATTCTCCACACAACTTTTATTCATCATATGACCAACAAAACACTCTGTCAGGAGCATCCTGTTAGCACAACGTCTATTGATGACAAGCTAAGAGCATCTGGATTTTACCTtcaacttttccttttcttgctctttcCTCTGATTGTTATTGTGTACTGCTATGTTAGGATTGCTATCATTGTCATAGCATCCAAGACAGTTACCAAGTTCAAGACAGTCAGGCTGATATTTGTCATtgtcctgttgttttttatatgctGGACCCCATTCAATGTTTTACTACTGATTGATGATGAAGACCTGACCTGTAAGGAAAAGCAGAAGAGGGGTTATGCACTTCAAGTCACTCGTGACATTGCCCACATTTACTTCTGCATCAGTCCCATCTTCTATACATTTGTTGGGAGAAAATTCCAGAACTACTTCAGACAGCTGCTGGTGAAACGCTTCCCAGGGTTAAAGAAGCATATTTCTGTCAGTCCGGTCAGCAGAACTAGTATGTCCACGAACAGTACACCATatgttgagttgagttga